Proteins from one Bacteriovorax sp. BAL6_X genomic window:
- a CDS encoding CinA family nicotinamide mononucleotide deamidase-related protein, with translation MAKISQIIIGDELLNAKINDLNLQILAKEIAPLGFDFKKCTVLGDNFDQVTQEIKKQATENDFLIITGGLGPTKDDLTKSIVANALAVELVENLEAEKIAIKQYKAFGRVFSRESSNYHMLPKDTSPIYNPSGLAPGIHAKLGSCEIFCTPGVPRECEAMIRDSIVPMLKDRAQSAHELFVCRTHSIPEETIFFKLCPNLWKDLEEFGKVSSLPIISGVDITINLKPEFQNEESRQKIRDIIEATEIKNNIWTYGLRSIEEVIVEEAKTKGLTIGFAESCTGGLASSTITNVSGSSSVFLGGVVSYANSVKENIINVKEETLKNHGAVSIETATEMATGSRKALGVDIAISYTGIAGPGGATPGKPVGTVCIGVATSEGASAERYEFRGDRMRLKNKFCQQGLILLLAKVRDL, from the coding sequence ATGGCCAAAATTTCCCAAATAATCATTGGTGATGAGCTACTAAATGCAAAAATTAATGATCTTAACTTGCAAATACTTGCAAAAGAGATTGCTCCTCTTGGATTTGACTTTAAAAAGTGCACAGTCCTAGGTGACAATTTTGATCAAGTAACTCAAGAAATAAAAAAACAGGCCACTGAAAATGACTTTCTTATCATTACGGGAGGGCTAGGGCCAACAAAAGATGACTTAACAAAATCCATTGTTGCAAATGCTCTAGCAGTTGAACTAGTTGAAAATCTTGAGGCAGAAAAGATAGCGATTAAGCAATACAAAGCATTTGGCAGAGTATTTTCACGTGAATCGAGCAATTACCATATGCTCCCAAAAGATACATCTCCAATTTATAACCCATCAGGACTCGCACCAGGAATTCATGCAAAGCTTGGAAGCTGTGAAATCTTTTGTACACCAGGTGTCCCACGCGAATGTGAAGCAATGATTCGTGACAGTATTGTTCCAATGCTTAAGGATCGTGCACAAAGCGCTCATGAACTTTTTGTTTGCCGTACTCACAGCATCCCAGAAGAAACAATTTTTTTCAAACTTTGTCCTAACCTCTGGAAAGACTTAGAAGAATTTGGAAAAGTTAGCTCTCTTCCTATCATTTCAGGAGTTGATATTACAATTAACCTTAAGCCTGAATTCCAAAATGAGGAGTCTCGTCAAAAGATTCGCGATATTATTGAGGCCACTGAAATTAAAAATAATATCTGGACATACGGACTTCGCTCAATTGAAGAAGTGATTGTTGAAGAAGCAAAGACCAAAGGACTTACAATTGGTTTTGCAGAAAGCTGTACTGGCGGACTTGCCAGCTCAACAATCACAAATGTCTCTGGCTCATCTTCAGTCTTTCTTGGAGGAGTCGTTAGTTACGCCAACTCAGTGAAAGAAAATATTATTAACGTTAAAGAAGAAACTCTCAAAAACCATGGTGCAGTCAGCATTGAAACAGCAACAGAGATGGCAACAGGTTCTCGCAAGGCCCTAGGTGTTGACATTGCAATCTCTTATACTGGAATAGCTGGGCCAGGTGGTGCGACACCAGGCAAGCCAGTTGGTACTGTTTGCATCGGTGTTGCCACAAGTGAAGGTGCTTCGGCAGAAAGATACGAGTTTCGTGGTGATCGCATGCGTTTAAAAAATAAATTCTGTCAGCAAGGCTTAATCTTACTACTTGCGAAGGTACGCGACCTTTAA
- a CDS encoding Ig-like domain-containing protein, with the protein MKLKAISAIVILTLALLLTNKESKDESLVISSKLKNTNTIEENKEYNLNRVPASASVNSKKKIFAPKRPVVVNKTAGNDHNTPAYINNNSSDSTHSNTEVNTRENPLNLSRDASPAYTNSNNLSSSNYDPTAPSRDLSNNKDIDQESSTSSSSSFYYQTTVQAQEESSSSSSSSSNSSSSSKSDPYIPPTPRLQGLVPPLNGVITHTNFFSRQFSAYAATTCPDPKVAVFDTVTMTILEDNPIDLETIATTTQFEFNISDLDLDLTAPARYKIKLLGCDIELEKIVTSFYRNQNITAASTILAQLPSTNVDYSTDANFTKKLEEAEEALSKTLDENLTNLEDAYTQIESDSEIQNTFNELTDGENLEVLKSSKPKIKTILTPTFMDEGVSASYSALADHWDSTYQIAYEWFVDGISAGTGNAWSYTPPTNTLPKATITLKVGKKQSGNDRVDTNFPFHEKSYEIDINQVNDAPTLSTPQTISATEDSNLDFSLTEGVDPDSFSLTYSIETQPTNGTLSCSTSTTTCTYTPNLNFTGSDSFTYKANDSELDSNIAIVNINVANVNDRPTIAADETFTAVEDNALNFTISDSTDIDNTSTELSYKLTTPPTNGVLSNCFTTGSYLSDLNCTYTPNANHNGSDTFTYIVNDGQYDSIGQATVTINTTAVNDAPTLSSTQTLTTAEDTLLAFTLNTGSDIEADPLSYIIVSTTSNGVLTCTGGTSRDCQYMPSANFNGVDSFTYKVNDGSLDSNIATVSITISSENDAPLIGSDQSVSTNEDTLVSFTLNSATDIDVPAQTIQYKLITGPTNGTLANCITTGSYTTDITCDYTPSSNFNGTDTFTYRANDTQADSPTEATVTITIAAVNDAPALAATQSVLTSEDNPISFNLNAATDIENDALTYTIVSTTTSGTLVCDEGSSRACTYTPNVNFNGQDTFTYKANDPGLDSNTATVTIDVTAVNDAPVMASNQSFTTDDNTPLSITLTNATDIDGDSLTYKITSLPTNGTLTNCITAGSYGTDLTCTYTSNVNYNGVDSFSFIANDSATDALSSATITITVADKTPSAPPSIALSSALYTNSTNTNLTVSSCSDISFVLINEGTQPTPADSSWQSCTTSASAITYILANTNQGLHTLKAWSKDVNGNVSLTSTDISVYYDTVAPAISIATVANQAGSNGITLSWDITEDYISASQTHTIDYWNGSSWVNITSAHNASVGPLSNTTFTQSWTVPNLDIEDAKIRISLSDLAGNTNTVESNTFWIDSTAPQIAHDTFTSYGQSSTKTFSWTLTEKHIDAGANNFALRFYDGSTWQNLTAVAALTSENVSKSYSTDISLGSEVNNAIFEVSFTDAAGHNTTIQKTFVIDGTAPTISSISLNGGATTTGNNNVQVDLAANDSASDITYICLKYDDTTQPMSISDECFTTLPEAKRTQNLTISSADNIYVRVGFVTNSYSVYAWAADAAGNISTNTQVAGVDKESINYIPGTPPEIFNISATNTNTPSSPATLAQLQAPQNSDIYVKWKAIDNEGLATNPISIYYSYMDGTEEKYELLMDSVANIQGSGCTISAQETGCIKLTALSPTNAVYKIRVVALDSDGSETFMTSAPLNESNFRIIAGSTEKGIGGSGRSVIFKDGNSTYEIDLFSTVVTDRGDIFYRDLDAGLLWVDPTTGIITELIPTTGTPSGDGGSIDNATIGFASAITLDYNNGLLIVDKGSIRRIDMNTTPWQISTLIGGGASSNPGSSFAPNAIDIASFHRFLGTLVPLPNGDLYFRSTSSNTDRNWFHFDASENIVNRVQIDGVGIYNEETYSWSGRSVTNMAIAFNSVNSALEHMHVSVHKPVPGNTHYRVARLDYASGTPTTTYNAIAPYDIYTGYRSIYKTGLDGKIYFDYKHGRNLMLYDHVTNTYTRVLGTDSTSSTPCADGTAATSCPIDLQGYFINQQGKIYFNDHGLIRTLDDSGNVITLAGQFSSSGDGESALSARISASWQIDWGKDNGLDNTIVVGDYVSGTYREFTIGGTIENIVGGYSARSYSFSVDRTTGDIFDDVGSGVNRYSRATLTNTRVIGSGATWYFDAGSDGLVGTDIKFDWYNEQILGVANGELMLHKSRYNGTTTSDAFIKLYDMNDSYRQSHFAGMPSTERGSFYGAGTPLATSRVPTYGGMVNAHYDSTLGWMFKQTGSARVMVKGGDGNIVDYTILPRTTNGFTHVRHNSKEYYYYCSSNKLWQYNFTDDIETELSWDAQVSCYSSQRKILYNPTNHSVHFLVVQNGLFAVAEYFL; encoded by the coding sequence TTGAAACTTAAGGCAATATCGGCCATCGTTATACTAACGCTGGCCTTACTATTGACGAATAAAGAATCAAAGGACGAAAGTCTAGTTATTTCTAGCAAACTAAAAAACACAAATACTATTGAAGAGAATAAAGAATATAATCTCAATCGTGTACCTGCTTCTGCGTCAGTAAATTCGAAAAAGAAAATATTCGCTCCAAAGAGGCCTGTCGTTGTTAACAAGACTGCAGGTAACGATCACAACACACCGGCCTATATTAATAATAATTCTAGCGACTCGACTCACTCGAATACGGAAGTTAATACTAGAGAGAATCCATTAAATCTATCAAGAGATGCTAGTCCAGCATATACAAACTCTAATAATTTAAGTTCTTCGAATTATGATCCAACTGCGCCGTCTAGAGATTTAAGCAACAACAAAGATATCGATCAAGAGTCATCAACTTCATCTAGTTCAAGCTTTTATTACCAAACAACAGTACAGGCACAAGAAGAGTCGAGTTCATCGTCAAGCTCAAGTTCAAACTCCTCGTCTTCTTCTAAATCAGATCCATATATCCCACCGACACCAAGGCTACAGGGACTAGTACCACCGCTAAATGGCGTTATTACACATACAAACTTCTTCTCTCGTCAATTTAGTGCTTATGCAGCGACTACTTGCCCTGATCCAAAGGTAGCAGTTTTTGATACGGTGACAATGACGATACTAGAGGACAATCCGATTGATTTAGAGACAATTGCGACAACGACACAATTTGAGTTTAATATTAGTGACCTTGATTTAGACTTAACAGCACCAGCGCGCTACAAGATCAAGCTTCTAGGTTGTGACATTGAACTCGAAAAAATTGTCACAAGTTTCTATAGGAACCAAAATATTACAGCAGCTTCAACAATACTTGCGCAACTTCCTTCTACTAATGTTGATTACTCGACTGATGCAAACTTTACAAAAAAATTAGAAGAAGCAGAAGAGGCGCTATCAAAAACTCTTGATGAGAACCTTACTAATCTTGAAGATGCCTATACGCAAATTGAAAGTGATAGCGAAATACAAAATACTTTTAACGAGCTAACAGATGGTGAAAACTTAGAAGTTCTAAAAAGCTCTAAACCTAAGATTAAAACAATTCTAACACCAACCTTTATGGATGAAGGGGTTTCGGCTTCGTATTCTGCACTTGCAGATCACTGGGACTCGACTTATCAAATTGCCTATGAATGGTTTGTTGATGGTATATCAGCTGGAACGGGGAATGCATGGAGCTACACTCCTCCAACAAATACTCTTCCAAAGGCAACAATCACACTTAAAGTTGGAAAGAAACAAAGTGGTAATGATCGTGTCGATACAAATTTTCCATTTCACGAAAAAAGTTATGAAATTGATATTAATCAAGTCAATGACGCCCCTACTTTATCAACACCACAAACAATTAGTGCAACAGAAGACTCAAATCTAGACTTTAGCTTAACAGAAGGTGTTGACCCAGACTCATTCTCATTAACATATTCAATTGAAACGCAACCGACAAATGGAACCCTGAGCTGTAGTACTAGTACAACAACTTGTACATATACACCTAATCTTAATTTTACAGGTAGTGACAGCTTTACATATAAGGCTAATGATTCTGAGCTGGATTCAAATATTGCTATCGTTAATATTAATGTTGCTAACGTGAATGATAGGCCAACAATTGCAGCAGATGAAACTTTTACTGCTGTCGAAGACAATGCCTTAAACTTTACTATTTCTGACTCGACAGACATTGATAATACAAGCACTGAACTTAGCTATAAGCTAACTACACCTCCTACGAATGGGGTTCTTTCTAATTGCTTTACAACGGGAAGCTATCTGTCAGACTTAAACTGTACGTATACACCAAATGCAAATCATAACGGTTCAGACACATTTACTTATATCGTAAATGATGGCCAATACGACTCAATTGGCCAAGCAACAGTTACAATAAATACAACTGCTGTAAATGATGCTCCGACACTTTCTTCAACGCAGACACTTACAACAGCAGAAGACACACTTCTTGCCTTCACACTAAATACAGGAAGTGATATTGAGGCCGATCCCCTATCTTATATAATCGTATCAACGACTTCTAATGGTGTTTTAACTTGTACAGGAGGTACTTCTAGAGATTGTCAGTACATGCCTTCAGCAAACTTCAATGGTGTTGATTCATTTACATATAAAGTTAATGATGGAAGCCTCGATTCAAATATCGCAACTGTATCTATAACGATTTCTTCTGAAAACGATGCTCCACTAATTGGCAGTGATCAAAGTGTATCAACAAATGAGGATACTCTTGTAAGCTTCACGCTAAATAGTGCGACAGATATTGATGTACCGGCACAAACAATTCAATACAAGCTCATTACTGGCCCTACTAATGGTACCCTTGCAAACTGTATTACTACTGGAAGCTACACAACAGACATTACTTGTGACTACACTCCTAGTTCTAATTTTAATGGTACTGATACTTTTACATATAGAGCTAATGACACTCAAGCAGACTCTCCAACAGAAGCAACAGTTACAATCACTATTGCTGCTGTAAATGATGCTCCAGCACTTGCGGCAACACAAAGTGTTTTAACAAGCGAAGATAATCCAATCAGTTTTAATTTAAACGCGGCAACAGATATCGAAAACGATGCTCTGACATACACTATCGTCTCAACAACTACGAGTGGTACACTTGTATGTGACGAAGGTAGTTCAAGAGCATGTACTTATACTCCGAATGTAAATTTTAATGGTCAAGACACATTCACTTATAAAGCAAATGACCCGGGCCTTGACTCAAATACTGCAACAGTAACAATAGACGTGACAGCAGTTAACGATGCACCAGTAATGGCCTCAAATCAGAGCTTCACAACTGATGATAACACTCCACTAAGTATTACTCTAACAAATGCAACAGATATTGATGGGGATAGCTTAACTTATAAAATTACATCATTGCCGACAAACGGAACATTAACAAATTGTATTACGGCAGGAAGTTACGGAACAGATCTAACTTGTACATACACTTCTAACGTAAACTACAATGGTGTTGATTCATTTTCTTTCATCGCCAATGACTCAGCAACCGATGCCCTTAGTTCAGCGACTATTACAATTACAGTAGCAGACAAAACTCCTTCTGCACCACCTAGTATTGCACTTAGTTCTGCTCTTTATACAAATTCGACAAACACTAATCTTACAGTTAGTTCATGTAGTGATATAAGTTTTGTCCTAATTAATGAAGGAACTCAACCAACTCCTGCAGATAGCTCTTGGCAGTCTTGTACAACTTCAGCATCGGCCATTACATATATCCTGGCCAATACAAATCAAGGACTCCATACTCTTAAGGCATGGTCAAAAGATGTAAATGGCAACGTATCATTAACATCTACAGATATCTCTGTTTACTATGATACAGTTGCACCAGCGATCTCTATTGCTACAGTTGCCAATCAAGCAGGATCAAATGGTATTACTCTTTCTTGGGATATTACGGAAGATTATATTTCAGCTTCTCAAACTCATACAATCGACTATTGGAATGGTAGTTCTTGGGTAAATATCACATCCGCTCATAATGCAAGTGTTGGCCCATTATCAAATACAACATTCACACAATCTTGGACTGTACCAAACCTTGATATTGAAGACGCAAAGATAAGGATTTCTCTTAGCGACCTGGCTGGAAATACTAATACAGTAGAATCAAATACATTCTGGATAGATTCGACAGCGCCGCAAATCGCCCATGATACTTTTACATCATATGGACAAAGCTCAACTAAGACATTTTCATGGACACTAACAGAAAAACATATTGATGCTGGCGCTAATAACTTTGCACTTAGATTCTATGATGGAAGCACTTGGCAAAACCTAACAGCAGTAGCGGCGCTAACAAGTGAAAATGTTTCAAAGAGCTACTCAACTGACATTAGCTTAGGTAGTGAGGTCAATAATGCAATCTTTGAAGTGAGTTTCACCGATGCAGCAGGACATAACACAACAATTCAAAAAACATTTGTCATTGATGGAACAGCACCAACAATTTCATCAATCTCATTAAATGGTGGTGCAACGACAACTGGGAATAATAACGTCCAGGTTGACCTTGCTGCAAACGACTCTGCTTCTGATATCACATATATCTGTTTAAAGTATGATGATACAACTCAGCCAATGAGTATTAGCGATGAATGCTTCACGACCCTACCAGAAGCGAAAAGAACACAAAACTTAACAATTTCAAGTGCAGATAATATTTATGTAAGAGTTGGTTTTGTCACTAATAGCTATAGTGTTTATGCGTGGGCGGCCGATGCCGCTGGAAATATTTCCACTAATACTCAAGTAGCTGGTGTTGATAAAGAGTCGATTAATTATATACCAGGAACACCTCCTGAAATTTTTAATATTAGTGCAACAAATACAAATACGCCAAGCTCACCGGCCACACTTGCACAACTTCAGGCTCCTCAAAATAGTGATATCTATGTCAAATGGAAGGCCATTGATAATGAGGGATTAGCAACGAATCCAATTAGTATTTACTATTCTTATATGGATGGGACAGAAGAGAAATATGAACTTCTAATGGATAGTGTTGCCAATATTCAAGGAAGCGGTTGTACTATTTCGGCCCAAGAAACAGGCTGTATCAAGCTAACAGCACTTTCACCAACTAACGCTGTTTATAAGATTAGAGTTGTAGCCCTTGATAGTGACGGTAGTGAAACTTTCATGACTTCGGCCCCTCTTAATGAATCTAACTTTAGAATTATTGCAGGAAGTACTGAAAAAGGAATTGGCGGAAGTGGACGTTCAGTTATTTTCAAAGATGGAAATTCAACATATGAAATTGACCTATTTTCTACGGTGGTCACTGATCGTGGTGATATTTTCTACCGTGACCTAGATGCTGGTCTCTTATGGGTTGATCCCACAACTGGGATAATCACAGAATTAATTCCGACTACGGGGACACCTAGTGGAGATGGCGGATCAATTGACAATGCCACAATTGGTTTTGCAAGTGCCATTACGCTTGATTATAACAATGGACTTTTAATTGTCGATAAAGGAAGTATTAGGCGTATTGATATGAATACCACTCCTTGGCAAATTTCGACACTAATCGGTGGAGGTGCAAGCTCAAATCCAGGATCTAGTTTTGCACCGAATGCAATTGATATTGCGAGCTTTCACCGTTTTCTAGGTACACTTGTTCCCCTACCAAACGGCGACCTCTACTTTAGAAGTACTTCAAGTAATACTGATCGAAATTGGTTTCATTTCGATGCAAGTGAGAATATCGTTAATCGAGTACAAATTGATGGTGTCGGTATCTACAATGAGGAAACTTATAGTTGGTCAGGTAGAAGTGTTACAAATATGGCCATTGCATTTAATTCAGTAAACTCAGCACTGGAGCATATGCATGTATCAGTTCACAAGCCAGTACCAGGAAATACTCATTACCGAGTGGCAAGGCTCGATTACGCTTCAGGAACGCCAACAACAACTTATAATGCAATTGCCCCTTATGATATCTATACAGGTTATCGTTCAATCTATAAAACTGGTCTTGATGGAAAAATCTACTTTGATTATAAACACGGCCGAAATCTCATGCTCTATGATCACGTAACAAATACGTACACAAGAGTTCTAGGTACAGACTCAACTTCAAGTACGCCATGTGCAGATGGGACTGCGGCAACGTCATGCCCTATTGATCTTCAAGGTTATTTTATTAACCAACAAGGTAAAATCTATTTTAATGACCACGGCCTTATTAGAACATTAGATGACAGTGGTAATGTCATAACTCTAGCTGGTCAATTCTCATCTTCAGGAGATGGAGAAAGTGCACTCTCGGCCCGTATCTCTGCCTCATGGCAAATTGATTGGGGAAAAGATAACGGCTTAGACAACACAATTGTCGTTGGGGATTATGTTTCCGGAACATATCGAGAATTCACAATTGGTGGAACCATCGAAAATATCGTAGGTGGTTACTCAGCTCGCTCATACAGTTTTTCTGTTGATCGAACAACTGGAGATATTTTTGATGATGTTGGTTCAGGTGTAAATCGCTACAGCAGAGCAACATTAACGAATACACGCGTTATTGGAAGTGGTGCAACTTGGTATTTTGATGCAGGATCAGATGGCCTAGTCGGAACAGATATTAAATTTGATTGGTATAACGAGCAAATTCTTGGAGTGGCAAATGGAGAACTTATGCTTCACAAGTCACGATATAATGGCACAACAACATCTGATGCATTCATTAAACTTTATGACATGAATGATAGCTACCGTCAGTCACACTTTGCAGGAATGCCAAGTACAGAACGTGGAAGCTTCTATGGTGCAGGAACACCTCTAGCAACTTCTCGTGTACCAACATATGGTGGTATGGTTAATGCACATTACGACTCAACACTAGGATGGATGTTCAAGCAAACAGGTTCTGCCCGTGTTATGGTAAAAGGTGGCGATGGAAATATTGTTGACTACACTATACTACCTAGAACAACTAACGGATTCACACACGTACGCCACAATTCAAAGGAATACTACTATTACTGCTCTAGTAATAAATTATGGCAGTATAATTTTACAGACGATATTGAAACTGAATTAAGTTGGGATGCACAGGTTAGCTGTTATTCTTCACAGAGAAAGATTCTCTACAACCCAACTAATCACTCTGTTCACTTCTTAGTAGTACAGAATGGACTATTTGCGGTTGCAGAGTATTTTCTTTAA
- a CDS encoding cyclic nucleotide-binding domain-containing protein, translated as MSVLSIVKGCPLFFDLYDNEIMTICEHCKVLTLKPGDYVFKHGDIGEELFLILNGSAKVFNTDEKEIARCKKGDLFGEMVLLKENVRYGTVQSDNYTDVLVMNYSDIFGLYKTNPRIFSLLILNLSRLLAGRLQGAGKRISTLIMEMEEIKKAA; from the coding sequence ATGAGTGTATTATCAATCGTTAAGGGTTGCCCGCTATTTTTCGACCTATACGACAATGAAATTATGACTATATGTGAGCACTGTAAAGTTCTTACGCTGAAGCCAGGTGACTATGTTTTCAAACACGGTGATATTGGTGAAGAATTATTTCTCATCTTAAATGGTTCCGCAAAAGTTTTTAATACTGATGAGAAGGAAATTGCTCGATGTAAGAAGGGGGACCTCTTTGGTGAGATGGTACTCCTAAAAGAGAACGTTCGCTATGGAACCGTTCAATCAGATAATTATACAGATGTTCTCGTCATGAACTACTCGGACATATTCGGCCTGTACAAAACCAATCCTCGAATCTTTTCACTCTTGATACTCAATCTATCAAGATTACTGGCCGGACGTTTACAAGGCGCAGGTAAACGAATTTCAACCCTAATCATGGAAATGGAAGAAATTAAGAAAGCTGCCTAA
- a CDS encoding NAD(P)/FAD-dependent oxidoreductase: MSKITNFKLDFDQDLEFYLNKNFPGFADYRIHNKALDARGANRGKKPIYNYKVEIIYPGEEFAAYREQFNFLDNFSQTPVIIGAGPAGLFCALRLAEYGIKSIIIERGDRAHNRMKHIARFWRYNEFDDDNNVCFGEGGAGLFSDGKLITRIKSPYVQYVMNRFVDFGAPPETAYVSNPHLGSNKIRGLIKKITDHLKDKGCEIHYNVKVDEVLFEEDKKVAGVKLSDGRLLETNNVVLATGHSAKEIYYHLKDKEVAMEAKDFAVGVRIEHRRSQVDFLQYGRFVQEDLGAARYKLTYHNKEVDKGTYSFCMCPGGYVLSSGTDADGIVVNGMSNFARNSPWSNSALVVSVNAGKDFGLDDVLNGHYFQRDIEKKAYEASLANATGKEIPSQRVQDFLDGRISKDLPKTSCPSGIFSHNLTTILPEFISQGLREGLESFDKKMKGFVNNDALLLAPETRTSAPVTIKRSRATFESDSHKGLYPCGEGAGYAGGITSAAVDGVKVAMAMIRKEKNI; this comes from the coding sequence ATGAGTAAAATTACAAATTTTAAATTAGACTTCGATCAAGACTTAGAGTTTTACCTAAACAAAAACTTCCCTGGTTTTGCAGATTATCGAATCCATAACAAGGCCCTTGACGCTCGTGGTGCAAATCGCGGCAAGAAGCCTATTTATAATTATAAAGTAGAAATTATTTATCCTGGAGAAGAGTTTGCGGCTTACCGTGAGCAATTCAATTTTCTTGATAACTTTTCTCAGACGCCTGTCATTATTGGAGCGGGGCCCGCTGGCCTTTTTTGTGCTTTACGCTTGGCCGAGTATGGGATTAAGTCCATTATCATAGAAAGGGGAGATCGTGCTCATAATCGTATGAAGCATATTGCACGTTTTTGGCGATATAATGAGTTTGATGATGATAATAACGTTTGCTTTGGTGAAGGTGGCGCTGGACTGTTTTCTGATGGAAAGTTGATTACGCGAATTAAGTCACCTTACGTTCAATATGTAATGAATCGTTTTGTTGACTTTGGTGCACCTCCTGAGACGGCCTATGTTTCTAACCCACACTTGGGATCAAATAAGATTCGTGGCCTAATTAAAAAAATTACTGACCATCTTAAAGATAAGGGTTGTGAGATCCACTACAATGTAAAGGTTGATGAAGTTCTCTTTGAAGAAGATAAGAAGGTTGCAGGTGTAAAGCTTAGTGATGGTAGACTTCTAGAGACTAATAATGTTGTTCTCGCTACAGGTCACTCAGCAAAAGAAATATACTATCATTTGAAAGATAAAGAAGTTGCGATGGAGGCAAAGGACTTTGCTGTTGGTGTGCGTATTGAGCACCGACGGTCGCAGGTCGACTTTCTTCAGTATGGGCGCTTTGTTCAAGAGGACCTAGGGGCCGCTCGCTACAAGCTTACTTACCATAATAAAGAAGTAGATAAAGGGACTTACTCTTTTTGTATGTGTCCTGGTGGTTATGTACTTTCTTCCGGTACTGATGCTGATGGAATTGTTGTAAACGGAATGAGTAACTTTGCTCGAAACTCACCGTGGTCAAATTCGGCACTTGTTGTCTCTGTTAATGCTGGAAAAGACTTTGGCCTTGATGATGTATTAAATGGACATTACTTTCAACGTGATATTGAAAAAAAGGCCTATGAGGCTTCTCTTGCAAATGCTACAGGAAAAGAGATTCCTTCTCAAAGAGTTCAAGACTTTCTTGATGGGAGAATCTCAAAAGATCTTCCAAAGACATCTTGTCCTTCAGGGATATTCTCTCATAACTTAACAACGATCTTACCTGAATTTATTTCACAAGGCTTACGTGAAGGTTTAGAGTCTTTTGATAAGAAAATGAAGGGCTTTGTGAATAATGATGCTCTTTTATTAGCGCCTGAAACTCGTACTTCAGCGCCTGTTACAATTAAAAGAAGTCGTGCAACATTTGAATCAGATTCTCACAAAGGTCTATATCCTTGCGGAGAAGGTGCCGGATATGCAGGTGGAATTACATCTGCTGCTGTTGATGGTGTTAAAGTTGCCATGGCCATGATTCGAAAAGAAAAAAATATTTAA